A window of the Fibrobacter sp. UWH6 genome harbors these coding sequences:
- a CDS encoding DUF1490 domain-containing protein translates to MSIFKNEKFWLVVAGAVGSAITKKVLKAKKTRELAVTGLAHGMKFSADAKAAFQDMKDEANDICNDAKSEAGLDK, encoded by the coding sequence ATGTCTATCTTCAAAAATGAAAAGTTCTGGTTGGTGGTTGCTGGTGCTGTTGGCTCCGCTATTACCAAGAAAGTGCTCAAGGCAAAGAAAACTCGTGAACTTGCTGTAACTGGCCTTGCTCACGGCATGAAGTTCTCTGCCGATGCCAAGGCTGCCTTCCAGGATATGAAAGACGAAGCTAACGACATTTGCAACGACGCCAAGTCCGAAGCAGGCTTGGACAAGTAA
- a CDS encoding DUF3793 family protein translates to MARMFDSCLVRQCAPTLAGVKVGNLFCLEIADGLLLCNLLSRWNKVLNPKGVFVKVVAEKRGCYYIYVYRDCALRSLTCSCEIQNFLKRFGYAKFDVDSLLKSFRKRMMKSVCFPHEVGVFLGYPLDDVRDFIANGGRNYKQIGCWKVYNDVQNSMHIFEVFKKCKEILWTRFEQGASLERLTVAS, encoded by the coding sequence ATGGCTAGAATGTTTGATTCATGTCTCGTTCGGCAATGTGCGCCTACACTAGCTGGCGTAAAGGTGGGGAATTTATTCTGCCTTGAAATTGCCGACGGCCTTCTGTTATGCAATCTTCTTTCCCGCTGGAATAAGGTTTTGAATCCTAAAGGCGTTTTTGTCAAGGTTGTTGCAGAGAAAAGAGGCTGTTATTACATCTATGTCTATAGGGATTGTGCGCTTAGATCTCTTACCTGTTCTTGTGAAATCCAGAATTTCCTGAAAAGATTCGGGTATGCGAAATTCGATGTGGATTCCTTGCTAAAATCGTTTCGAAAGCGCATGATGAAATCTGTTTGTTTTCCCCATGAAGTAGGGGTTTTTCTGGGATATCCCTTGGATGATGTGCGGGATTTTATCGCCAACGGAGGCAGAAATTACAAGCAAATAGGCTGTTGGAAGGTTTATAACGACGTTCAAAATTCCATGCATATTTTTGAGGTCTTTAAAAAATGCAAGGAGATTCTTTGGACTCGATTTGAACAGGGTGCTTCCTTGGAACGCTTGACTGTCGCAAGTTGA
- a CDS encoding flavodoxin has product MSKIAVIYWSGTGNTEMMAKEIAAGAQAVGGDVSIFHTTEFSADSAAVFEKFALGCPAMGAEELEDSEFQPLYEKMKPALAGKKVALFGSYGWGGGEYMTPWKEDAVAAGLNLVDEPLAVENAPDDDAKAKCQEQGKALALA; this is encoded by the coding sequence ATGAGTAAAATTGCAGTTATTTATTGGTCCGGAACCGGAAATACCGAAATGATGGCGAAGGAAATTGCTGCTGGCGCACAAGCTGTCGGCGGAGACGTTTCAATTTTTCATACCACCGAGTTTTCTGCAGATTCTGCAGCGGTGTTTGAAAAGTTTGCTCTAGGTTGCCCTGCCATGGGTGCCGAAGAATTGGAAGACAGCGAATTTCAGCCTCTTTATGAAAAGATGAAACCTGCTCTTGCTGGCAAGAAGGTGGCTCTTTTCGGTTCATACGGCTGGGGCGGCGGCGAATATATGACTCCCTGGAAAGAGGATGCAGTTGCCGCGGGCTTGAACCTTGTGGATGAACCCTTGGCTGTTGAAAATGCTCCCGATGACGACGCAAAGGCTAAGTGTCAGGAACAGGGCAAGGCTTTAGCTTTGGCTTAA